Within Ovis aries strain OAR_USU_Benz2616 breed Rambouillet chromosome 3, ARS-UI_Ramb_v3.0, whole genome shotgun sequence, the genomic segment TATAAGCTGAGCACGCCTGATCAGCAACACAGTTCACAACACCCTTGGAAGCCTGAATCTGCTTACAGAGAAGCAAACGGGCTTAGAGAAGTTACGTGACTGGGTTAACAAAGACCTGACAAGAGTGGAGCTTATtccatggataaagaagctgtgatacaAGTAGTCAGTGGAATATTACACACCATTAGAAAGAAtgcaataatgccattttcagcaacacggatggacctagagattgtcctaCTGAGTGAACTCAGTCAGACGGTAAAGGggaaatatcgtatgacatccctCCATCAAGCTAAAAGAAACGATACAAAGGaacttacaaaaaagaaagagactcatagacttagagaacgaacttacGGTCACCAAGGGGGAGGATGCGGGAacggatatatttaaaatggacaaccaacaatatatataaaatatatattagctGTCACCACTGTGGTCTTCCCTCACTGACCCTGGCAGAGTACTCACCATACTGTGGATTGATTAATTTTTAACTATGAAGAGTCATTTACTGATTTTAAGAGTGGCTCATGCAGATTGAGGAAATCAAAGAAGCCCTGTGGGGACTTcagcttatggttaccaggggggaagggtgcagggagtttgggatggacgtgtacacactgctgtatttaaagtggataaccgacagggcctactgtatagcacagggacctctgctcagtgtcatgtggctgcctggaggggagtttggggaagaatggatccATGTACATGTGTGGCTTAGCCCCTTTGCCGTGCACCTGAGACTATCGCAGTgttgttaattagctatactccagtagaaaataaaaagatgtttttgAAAAAGTGTAACTTATTTCAAGGTCCGTTGGGGTCCATCAACAACTGCTAGACACCCAGACTCCCCAGGTGAGAGGTCTCAGAACTGTCCTTTCCCCAGTACTAGCCAGATGAGTCCCTGAAGCCTCTAGGGAACCATCTTTAGCTACGCCCAAAAACAAGCCTCCTAGTTCAGCTGGAAAACTCAGCTCATCCCATCTGTTTAATCAGCACTGCGTCTGAAACAGGAATGAAAACACTTAAATAGCATATAGCAACAAACACTAAAGCCAGGTGACCTCTAGCAAGTCATCAAGCTTCTCTTGGACTTGGTCCCTCTGTAGACAGTGAAGGTGATATTACTCACGGTCTCTGGACCTTCCCGGATTTAAACTCCCAGGACTGCAGCTATGACTCACCCAGAGTAATCAGCTTTATCGCCCGGGTGACACGATACTGCTTTCCCAAGTGTGTGTACGATGCAAGACACATATAGTGCCCACTGTGTGTTGTGTTCACATTTGTGATGATCAGCTTATTTGTTACTCCAGCAAAGTTTACATTGTCAAGAAGTAGAGGTTTGCAATCCTAGACAGGAGGAAAGGAAGCATTGAAAACCAATTAGTCATAGTTGCATTCATgtaagggcaacccactccaacattcttgcctgggaaacaccatggacagaggagcctggtgggctacagtccgtggggtcgcaaagagtcagatacgactaatgGACTAGGACACACAGTCAAGTATATGTGAATAGAAAGGTCCTTGCACGGaagttttaattttgcttttttttttttggcaaagtcaTAATTATATTCCCAGGATATTACATTTTTATGCCTATGAGTCTTGCACTTTGAAGACAACTGGAGACAAATCtactttgtaagaaaaaaatgtttgaggaAAGAATGCTAACTACAGTTTCTTCCTAATGATATACTTCCACtctttttgtattattattattttgtatttttagacCTCTAAAAAATCATTATCCATGTAAGCTCCAACAAGCCAGGTACATCAAAGATACCAGAATCTGATGTATGCCATGCAGTGCTAGCTGATCACTTTCCAGTTATAGAAACCACTAAAGTTATCTAAGGACCACTTAATAGTtataataaaacatgaaataacATACTTTGTAACAAAGAGTCACTTTAAAAAACCCTAAATATATAATCATCTTTAAACATCTTACGTGCCCACTGTACTTTTCTCAGCTGTGCCCTATTACACAAAAATGACAGTAAATTTTTAGTTAAGCTGCAAATTAAACACATACaatcataaaacttttaaaatgctctATGAAGTTTCACCACTCAAAAGCAAATAATCTGCCAAAAGTACTTTGCAGATTCATCCTATTGTCTATGAGAGCAAACTGTTTTATTTGCTAGAGAAGTAAAAGGCCATATGTAATAGAAAATTACCTTATACCACTGTACTTGGGGTAACtcattgttttcatcttttaaaaaatccaagtaAGGACATACAAGCTGTCCGTCTCCCGCGGTCAGTAGTCTCTGGGTAAACACAGTTCTTTCACTGTAACACAAGTTAGGCTCATGCTGCACAAACTCTACCACTATTTTAATTTTGAGGCAGTAAGttgaatttctaaaataaatcaaaatagattcattaaaaaaaaatttttttttttctgtcctgaaGTATTGCAGGAACAGACATCACATGTTTGTAACGTACTTAGCGCTTGCTTACCTCACCGAGCAGTAGTAAGCTCCTGAATCCTCCACTTCAGCAGGAACAAACCAGAGCTTGTCTTCGTGCTGATGAATCCTGGATCCTCTTTCTGTAGATACAGCTGTTGTGCTGTCATTTTTATACCAAGTTATAGGCTCTTTGTGTACACTTGTGATGAGAGGACACGAACGGGCGTCAATTTCATGTGCGGGGGAAACTAATGTAATTTTCTCTTCATGCTCCTcacatttatctttaaaaaggagaaagggaaagtcaTTTCTGTAAGAAATTTGTCAACGTTTCTTCATGGACTATCTAAATAAAAACACcagttattaaatatattaatttgtgTTATACAGGAgactgttagttcagttcagtcgctcagtcatgtccgactctttgccacgccatgaatcgcagcacgccaggcctccctgtccatcaccaactcccggagttcactcagactcacgtccatcaagtaagtgatgccatccagccatctcatcctctgttgtccccttctcctcctgcccccaaaccctcccagcatcagggtcttctccaatgagtcatctctttgcatgaggtggccaaagtactggagtttcagcttcagcatcattccctccaaagaaatcccaggacttatctcctttaggatagactggctggatctccttgcagtccaagggactctcaagagtcttctctaacaccacagttcaaaagcatcagttcttcggcgctcagctttcttcacagtccaactctcacatcatacatgaccacaggaaaaaccatagccttgactagacggacctttgttggccaagtaatgtctttgcttttcaatatgctatctaggttggtcgtaacttttcttccaagtaatgtcttttaatttcatggctacaaccaccatctgcagtgattttggagcccccaaaattaaagtctgacactgttttcagtttccccatctatttcccatgaagtgatgggaccagatgctatgatcttagttttctgaatgttgagctttaagccaaccttttcactctcttctttcaccttcatcaagaggcttttagttcctcttcattttctgccataaaggtggtatcgtctgcatatctgaggttattgatatttctcccggcaatcgtgattccagcttgtgctccttctagcccagcgtttctcatgacgtactctgcatagaagttaaataagcagggtgacaatatacagccttgacgcactccttttcctatttgaaaccagtctgttgttccatgtccagttctaactgttgcttcctgacctgcatacaggtttctcaagaagcaggtcagatggtctggtattcccatctctttcagaattttccacagtttattgtgatccacacagtcaaaggctttggcatagtcaataaagcagaaatagatgtttttctggaactctcttgctttttcggtgatccagcagatgttggcaatttgatctctggtccctctgccttttctcaaaccagcttgaacatctggaagttcatggttcacatattgctgatgcctggtttggagaattttgaacattactttactagcatgtgagatgagtgctttttcgatgattcagcggatgttggcaatttgatctctgggtcctctgtgttttctaaaaccagcttgaacatctggaatttcatggttcacgtattgctgaagcctggctcggagaattttgagcattactttactagcatgtgagatgagtgcaattgtgcaacagttcgagcattctttgacactgcctttctttgtgtTATACAGGAGAAGTTAAGAACCTGACAATTAGGAGAATTATCCTGGAAGTCTGAAAGATTTCTAGCCACTTACTACCTGTgtccttgagcaagttatttaacctctctcaTCCCCTCTGTAGAGATGTTTCAGTAAAAAGATGGAATAACCGTAATTTGCCCTCCCACCTGAACAGCTAAAAAAATTGGACAAAGTATAAGAACCAACAATGTTCAAGACATTGAATGTCAgggaacaaaggacagaaataccACAAAGTCAGGACACAAAAGGAGGGGAACCCTAGAGTTTCCCCAAAGTACTGTGTAGAGGGGGATTCTAAACTGTGGCACTGCAGGGAGGAAAGGAGGCAAAACCCAGTGTTCCTTCTTGAGCTGAGGAGGTGGACCTGGGAATCCAGGTAAACCAGGAGGCCGGAGGGCAGGATACCAAAGAGATGACAGCTGCACCCAGAGGAGGAGCGAGTTCTGGAGGACTACAGGACTGAGCACTCCTCAATTCATGTAACATGCATCCCTGAAGGGCAGGAGAAGGCCTGTCTCCCTGGAACAGGAAaactctttgaaaaaataaaatttgaaatttttcagaattttatgaAAATGACGTACCCACAGACCCCAAAGCCACAATGATCCCCAAGCcaaagaaacatgaagaaaaccACACCACGTAAGACAAAAACGATGCAGCCTTCTTACCAGAAACAATAcaagccaaagagaaaagaataaaggtaagtactaaaaggaaaaaaaaaatcatctaccTAGAACTCTATATCCAGGGAAAGTATCTTTCAGAAATAGAGGCAACACTGCAAAATTCAAGTCAGACAATTGGTAATACCTGGTTAATAATATTCATCCCTATTCTGTCATCACAGAAAACACATAATTATCACTATGCTCCATTTTCAGTGATGCAAAATTGGATCATCCAGCTAAATTTTATCCTCCAGGTCTTTCAACTATACAGTGTCTCTTTTCAATTAATAAGCAACTTGAAAGGTGGTATTTTGAGATTATGTGCATAGTCTATAAATACTTTTCACTCAATTATTTTTGTATTCACTGATTATCTTGCTTGAATAAATTATAGAGGCAGAAATAGaggcaaaataaagaaatagaggcaaaatactttttcatacttttaaaatattacttttttatatttatcttcacatatatatataaactatcaCCAGCACACTTGTACTGACAAAAAATGTAAGGAGGtcctttagaaagaaagaaaaaaatagtatcagatgaaaaaaaattaatctacaTAAAGGAATAAATAGCCCCAGAAACATTTACTACATGGGTAGTCATTAagagcttttcattttatttaaatctctttaaagATAACTAAagatcatttcatggcaaatagatggggaaacaatggaaacagtgacagactttattttcttgggctccaaaatcactgcagatggtcactgcagccatgaaattaaaagatgcttgctccttggaagaaaagctaggacaaacctagacagcatattaaaaagcagagacagtataccaacaaaggtccatatagtcaaagctatggtttttccagtagtcacgtatgggtgtgagagatggaccataaagaaagttgagcagtgaaaaactgatgcttttaaactgtgctgttggagaagatcctcgagagtccctgggactgcaaggaaatcaaacttttcaatccaaaaggaaatcagtcctgaatattcattgaaaggactgatgctgaagccaaagctccaatactttggttacctgatacaaagaactgactcattggaaaagcctctgatgctgggaaagattgaaggcaggaagagaaggggacaacagaagatgagatggttggatggcatcaccgactcgacggacatgactttgagcaggctccaggagttggtgatgcacagggaagcctggcatgctgcagtcagtccatggggtcgcaaagagtcggaaacaactgagcaactgaactgtactgaaagataattaaatgtttaaagcaaaaacaatgatTGTGAGACGTATAACATCTGAAGACATAACATGCATGGAAACAATGCGGCCAAGTTTGAGAAGGGAGAAGTGGATGTATTCTAGGTTTTTTATACTATTTGTGAACTGGTACAGTCATTTGAAGGTATATAAAAGTCGCTTAAGTGAAGTcgctagtcgtgtccaactctttgcaaccccatggacagtagccaaccaggcacctccatccataggattttccaggcaactggagtgggttgccatttctggtAAGTTAAAGACGGATACCATAAGTACCAGGGCAgctgtttttttaaagttattataagccaacacagaagataaaataaatcatgaaaaTTCTCAATTTATCCAaaaggcagcaaaaaaaaaaaaaaaagagagagagagaaaagataacaAAGTAATAATAGtacaaggagaaaataaaatcacaagcTCCTAAAATAAACCCAAATATACTAATAatcatattatatttttttcatggtATAAGTAACCCAATTGAAAGGCAGAGATAGTcagatgtgattttaaaaaaaggatccTACTATATGCTAACATACACACAaacccacacatatacacacttgaAGTGTAAAAACACCTTAAAAGTCAAAGTGGAGAGGGGAGAGAAATATTATGCTGATTAAAAGAAGATTTGAATGGTTACTACATTATTATCAAAGTAGATTTTACACTAAAGCATATTTCCAGGGGTAGAAAGTCATTTAATTACGACAAAGGAGTCATTTGTCAAGAGGTGCATGGTAATCTTAGACATTTATTCACCTATTGACAGTGTTTCAAAATTCATAAAGCAAAATCTGATAGAACtgcaaaaagaaagagagaaacctACAATTAGAGTCAAGAGATTTCAACACCACTCACAGTAGCTGACAGAACAAGCAGAACAATGAGACAGAACACCAGCAAGGATGTAGAAGAAGATTGGAACCACACTATCAACCAATCTGGCATAATTAGTATTTACAGAAGATCTTACCCAACAAccaaatacacattctttttaactGCACACAAGAAAGCTTATCAAGATAAGCCATATTCTTGTTCATAACCCAACAGTTAACAAACTTCAAAGGGTTCAAAGTATGTTCtctgaattaaattagaaatcaataacagaaaaatatctaGGAATTCACGGATGGgtttaaaaccttaaaaaaatattctaaataacccatgcatcaaagaagaaataagaggaaattaGAAAGCATTTTGATCTGAATGATAAAATATAACATATCAACACTTGTGtcatgcaaaggaaaaaaatacctagagGAAAGTCAGTAGCATTAAATACCTCTGTAAGAAACAAGATCTCAAATTAATAACTTCAGTTTCCACTTAATaagtaagaaaaaattaaaacctaagTAAGCATAAGATAGTAAATGATATGGctccaagagaaaaatcaatgaaataaaaagcaaaaacaacagagaaaaatcaaagatatcaaaagctagttctttcagaatattgtaaatcaactatatttcaattaaaaaaaattttaaggaaaaaacccaacaacaagaacaacaaaatttCAAGcctagatggcttcactggtatATTCATAGAAGGAAAACACCAATTTTacacaaactctttcagaaaatggaAGAGTCAGAAATACTTCCCAATTCACTCTGTCAAATAAGTACTATTCTAATTCCCAAACCAAAGACATTACAGGGAAACCACAAACCAGTCTTCATCAtagaatacagatgcaaaaattttttaaacatcttaGCAAATCGAATCctacagtatattaaaaaccaaCAGTGCATTGTGAGGTACATAACACGCTAAGAATGCCAAGTTGGGTCCTTATCCAAGAAAACCAGCAACAATCAAAACTAGAAATAGGTGGGAACTTCCTAAACCTAATAGAGGACAGCTATAAAAAAGTTATAGCTATCATATATAGATTAGCAAGAAGGTAAGAATGCCCACTCtaaccacttttattcaacattgtagTGGAAGACCTAATTCGTGTATtagggcaagaaaaagaaatggcattaagattgaaggagaaaataaaatgtctatttGCACACAACGTGATTATCTATGTAGAATATGCTATGAAATCTTTAATATGCAAAGAAATCTACAAAAGATCTAGAGGGGTTCCTCAGTTGTGGGATATAATATGAATATGCAAATAGGAATGAGTTTATATTATCAAAAACAATTAGAGACTGGATTTTTGAAAATACCCTTTATAAAAGCCTCAATAGATATGAATAATTAAGGATAAATCTGACAAAGATGCATCAGACTAATCCAATGGAAActgcaaaataaatttataaagattaaatttatttaaataaatgttaagagATCAAAGACAGTGAAGACATCTATACTTCATTCTTTGATCAGAAGACTCAGTATTGTTAAGTAGTCCAGTCTCTCTAAACCAATTTACACTCATTTCAATATTATCTGGGATTGCGATGGTTTCATGGGTGACTATGTATGCCAGCACATCAAACTGAATACCTTAAACGTGAGTCTATAATAACCTCCTTTAAAGCTGCTTAAAAACAGTATTGAAACAAAAGTGGCTAGGCGCTCAGCATGGTACCTGCACTGAGCCAGGACTGGACTCCTAGGAATAGCAGTAGCAATAACAATTAACAGTGATAAAAGAATAAGCCTTAAGAATTCAGCTCAACACACTCTCCTGTTTATCTGGGGTTTGCCCCACCGCTCCACCAAAACTCTTCTGACCAAGTCACCTATGACTTTTAAGTTGCTAAATCAACGAGTTTGAAACATCATCCTACTCAACACATCTGCATTGCTGctatattgttcagtcactcagtcctgtctgactctttgcaaccccatggtctgcagcacaccaggcctctctgtccttcatgtctcccagagtttgctcaaattcatgtccgttgagtcagtgacgccatccattGTACTGGACACGTGTTATCCTCATCCTTGAAACAGGCTCTTCACTTGGCTTCCAGGACACTGGCTCTCCTCCTACATTTCTGGCCAGTCTGTcactggctcttggtgagtgggAGCCTGCCCACTCATTCTTGGAGAGCTGCAGAGTTCACTCCCCGACACTCTGTTCTTTTCTCACTCCCCATCAAGTCTCAGAGTTCAAATACCAGCTGCTTGCCAAGGTCTTCAACTTTATTCCTCCAGTCTCTAGCTCCAGACTGCTTAATCAAATCACTATGTAGACATCTAACAGACAGCTCTTGTggtgagaagactcttaagaggcccttggacagcaaggagataaaacacagtcagtcctaaaggaaaccaaccctgaatattcattggaagggctgatgctgaagataaatactttggccacatgatgtgaagagccaactcactggaaaagactctgatgctgggaaagactgagggcaagagaagagggtggcagagaatgaaatggttggatggcatcactgactcgatgcacataaatttgggcaaattctgggagatggtaaaggaacagggaagcctggcgtgctgcagtccgtggggtcacaaagagtcggacacaacttggcaactgaacaacagcaacaaccttAACATGTCCAGTCTGAACACATGACCTTCCCCCTCTCATAATGGCAACTCCACTTTCCATGTGCTCAGACTAAAACCCTCTGTCCCTCACACTCACATCTGCTCTATCTGAAAATCCTCTTGGCTCTGTCATCAAAGTATATCCAGACTCTGACAACTCAGTTCTCCTTGTCACCCTTGAATAGCTTACTTTCATAGCTTGCCTGAACCACTGTAACCACGTCCTAACTGGCCTGTTTCTCCCTTTGCCTCCCAATGGTCTGTTCACAGTAGAAGAACCAGAATGAGCCtgtaaaatatagaaattttctggcagtccagtggtgaggactccgCACTTTCACGgtagagggcctgggttcaatccttggttgggaaactaagttcccacaagccacagagtgcaacaacaacaaaaaaaatcacctctCTAGGTTTAAACTGGAAACCTACACAGCCTTCCCATTTCAGAGTACGCCAAGATCCTTATAAAGGGTGCTAAGTTTTCTACACGATCAACCCTCCCCTAATCTCTATCACTCAAGTCATACCCCTCGCCTTTCACTCTGTTCTAGCCACAGCAGATTTTAGTTCCTGGAGCATGCCAGTACTCCTGGCCTCAGGACCTTGGCACAGGCTGCCTAGAATATTTCTCCACCCCCACGCTGCTCTGTGTAgctccctccaccccctccttCAGGGTCAAGTCAAAGGTCAACTTCTTGATGAGATCTTTCTTGGCCACACTATCAAAAAAAAATGGAACCTTCTGCCCACCCCAATGCCAAAACTTTATACCttccttttcctactttttttttttttcctctctacacTTACCAACATATGACATAATATGTATTTAGTTATCTAAGGTATTGTCTCTGTTCATTACTGGAATGTAAACCCCATGCAGATAGATATTTCTGTTTGGATTATTGATGGTTGTAGCCCCAGTAGCAgagcccagcacatagtagggcTAAATGCATTTGCagtaagagagggagaggggaagagtgAAGATGAATAAATGGAGACAATAAATTGTCAGCTGTGGGTTCATAAAGACTGCATTTTATACCTCTTCCAAATGAAAGCCAGGAAGCCCCAGAGTATACTCTTTAAGCAGCAACAAAGTGGGGAGAGACGTGGACTAGACGCTGGTGGTATGGATTACAGCTCTTGCTCTGAAATAGCCTCATGACCGTGGCTCCTAACCTCCCTGGGCTTCAGCTTCCCAGTGGACAAATGAGAGAATGAAAAGTAAAGATGTTGAAAGGGCATCCAGCAATACAGTTCTGTGACCTGGAAATCCAAAGACACAGCtaagaaaaatgatgctgttcaGGAAGGTACCACAGGTATTCTACGTAACAGATTTTCTTAGTGGACAGGAACACAAGGAAATGCTTTACTCACCAGCCTCCAGAGAAGGTATCAGTAAAGTGATGAAGCAAAGAAGCCTGAGTAATAATTTCATATTCTCCTggagaaacaaacaagcaaaaatttaaaaaggaactaTTCCCCCCAAATCTCTAAAGCTACATACATTGACTCCCTCCCAGCTTCACCCTCACCCCCAAGTCACACTGATAGGCTAGTCTCCCTGCATCGTTTATGCGATCATGCTTTGTGATGCAAAATGGGTAAAAGGAGGATGAAGATTTTTAACAGAACTGGGGACAAGCTCACATAATTTCAGATGAACAAAACTTCCATCATCTGTGCCATCAttcatttccatttaaatttccCCCAAATCCAACCTATGCTACACCCCAAGTAGACTACTCACTAGACCATTAAAGCATCTTGCCTCTACTTATATGGATCTGTTCCCCACCTAGAACATAGCCACTGTCAGGACCCATGTGCGATGCCCCAAACTTCCAGATCCTGCTAAAGGTCACACCTTCCCTTTATAATGTATGACACTAAACCCTT encodes:
- the IL1R1 gene encoding interleukin-1 receptor type 1 isoform X2, producing the protein MKLLLRLLCFITLLIPSLEADKCEEHEEKITLVSPAHEIDARSCPLITSVHKEPITWYKNDSTTAVSTERGSRIHQHEDKLWFVPAEVEDSGAYYCSVRNSTYCLKIKIVVEFVQHEPNLCYSERTVFTQRLLTAGDGQLVCPYLDFLKDENNELPQVQWYKDCKPLLLDNVNFAGVTNKLIITNVNTTHSGHYMCLASYTHLGKQYRVTRAIKLITLGTF